A stretch of the Bubalus kerabau isolate K-KA32 ecotype Philippines breed swamp buffalo chromosome 11, PCC_UOA_SB_1v2, whole genome shotgun sequence genome encodes the following:
- the SOCS5 gene encoding suppressor of cytokine signaling 5, producing the protein MDKVGKMWNNFKYRCQNLFGHEGGSRSENVDMNSNRCLSVKEKNISLGDSAPQQQSSPLRENVALQLGLSPSKNSSRRNQNCAAEIPQIVEISIEKDNDSCVTPGTRLARRDSYSRHAPWGGKKKHSCSTKTQSSLDTDKKFGRTRSGLQRRERRYGVSSVHDMDSVSSRTVGSRSLRQRLQDTVGLCFPMRTYSKQSKPLFSNKRKIHLSELMLEKCPFPAGSDLAQKWHLIKQHTAPVSPHSTFFDTFDPSLVSTEDEEDRLRERRRLSIEEGVDPPPNAQIHTFEATAQVNPLYKLGPKLAPGMTEVNGDSSVVPQANCDSEEDTTTLCLQSRRQKQRQVSGDSHAHISRQGAWKVHTQIDYIHCLVPDLLQITGNPCYWGVMDRYEAEALLEGKPEGTFLLRDSAQEDYLFSVSFRRYNRSLHARIEQWNHNFSFDAHDPCVFHSSTVTGLLEHYKDPSSCMFFEPLLTISLNRTFPFSLQYICRAVICRCTTYDGIDGLPLPSMLQDFLKEYHYKQKVRVRWLEREPVKAK; encoded by the coding sequence ATGGATAaagtggggaaaatgtggaataaCTTCAAGTACAGGTGTCAGAATCTCTTTGGTCACGAGGGAGGAAGCCGTAGTGAAAATGTGGATATGAACTCCAACAGATGTTTGTCTgtcaaagagaaaaacatcagTTTAGGAGACTCAGCTCCTCAGCAGCAAAGCAGTCCCTTAAGAGAAAACGTTGCCTTACAACTAGGGTTAAGCCCTTCAAAGAATTCTTCAAGGAGAAACCAAAACTGTGCCGCTGAAATTCCTCAGATTGTTGAAATAAGCATTGAAAAGGATAATGACTCCTGTGTCACCCCAGGAACAAGACTTGCAAGAAGAGATTCCTACTCTCGACATGCTCCTTGGGGTGGGAAGAAGAAACATTCCTGTTCTACAAAGACACAGAGTTCACTGGATACGGATAAAAAGTTTGGTAGAACTCGAAGTGGACTTCAAAGGAGAGAGCGGCGGTACGGCGTCAGCTCCGTGCACGACATGGACAGTGTGTCCAGCAGGACTGTAGGAAGTCGCTCTCTGAGACAGAGGTTGCAGGATACTGTGGGCTTGTGTTTTCCCATGAGAACTTACAGCAAGCAGTCAAAGCCCCTATtttctaataaaagaaaaatacatctttCTGAATTAATGCTTGAGAAATGCCcttttcctgctggctcagatttGGCCCAAAAATGGCATTTGATTAAGCAGCATACAGCCCCTGTGAGCCCACATTCAACATTTTTTGATACATTTGATCCATCCTTGGTTTCTACAGAAGATGAAGAAGATCGGCTTCGAGAGAGAAGGCGGCTTAGTATTGAAGAAGGGGTAGACCCCCCACCCAACGCACAAATACATACATTCGAAGCCACTGCACAGGTTAACCCATTATATAAACTGGGACCAAAGTTAGCTCCTGGAATGACTGAAGTAAATGGGGACAGTTCTGTAGTTCCACAAGCTAATTGTGACTCAGAAGAGGACACAACCACGCTGTGTTTGCAGTCACGGAGGCAGAAGCAACGTCAGGTGTCTGGAGACAGCCATGCCCACATTAGCAGACAGGGAGCCTGGAAGGTCCACACGCAGATTGATTACATACACTGCCTCGTGCCGGACTTGCTCCAGATCACAGGTAATCCCTGTTACTGGGGAGTGATGGACCGCTACGAAGCAGAAGCCCTTCTGGAAGGGAAACCTGAAGGTACATTTTTGCTCAGGGACTCTGCACAAGAGGACTACCTCTTCTCTGTGAGCTTCCGTCGCTACAACAGGTCCCTGCATGCCCGAATTGAACAGTGGAATCATAACTTTAGTTTCGATGCCCATGACCCATGTGTGTTTCACTCCTCCACTGTAACAGGACTTCTGGAACATTACAAAGACCCCAGCTCTTGCATGTTTTTTGAACCATTGCTTACAATATCACTAAACAGGACTTTCCCTTTTAGCCTGCAGTACATCTGCCGTGCAGTCATCTGCAGATGCACGACGTATGATGGAATTGATGGGCTCCCTTTACCATCGATGTtacaggattttttaaaagagtatcaTTATAAACAGAAAGTTAGAGTTCGCTGGCTAGAACGAGAACCAGTCAAAGCAAAGTAA